The genomic interval CATGCGAGGCGGGCAAACCGGGCAGTTTTTCCGCCATGACGGGAGTGTCGCCTCTCTCACCCTACACTCCGTCGCTTTTCAACCAGAAGCGGCCTCCCGATCGAAAATCGGGTCGTAGAAGACCAGGGGCCGCGATCGGCGCCGGTCGGATCTCCGAGCGCCGGGGTCGGCGAGCGCCGTTCGTCAACGGCGAGATAGTTCATTAGCCGGTGCGGCTCATACAGCCGCACCGGGATGCGGATTTGCGAGAGCAGCCATGCGCAAGACATTCTTCGGACGCATCTTATGGCCGGTAATATTCTCTATCATCGGCTTGATTGCCCACGCCTTCCAGGCTGAGGCATTCGCATCATTCTCTCTCAATGAACAACCCCAGGGTGTGCGCGTCATTCTTGCTGGGCTCTGCTACTTCTCACTGGCATGGCTGGGCGGCCGCCTGGTTGGGGTCGTGCTGGGGCGAGGCAGGCAGGATCGCAGGAGGGCGCCGAAACTCCTCCAGGATCTGTTGTCCGCTGCGTTTTTTCTAATCGCGCTCATCGCCACGCTGACGCTTGTCCTCGGGCAGTCGGCCTCCGGCGCCCTGGCGAGTTCGGGACTGATTCTTGCCGTGGTCGGGTTTGCTATTCGGAACGTGGTGGCAGACGTTCTGTCCGGCGTGGCACTCGGCGTCGAAGGCCCATTTCGAATCGGTGATAGTGTCGATATTCACGGGCTGGTGAAGGGGCGGGTCGTAGAAATCGGCTGGCGAACCACGCGCGTGCTCACGCGCGATTCGACTTATA from Constrictibacter sp. MBR-5 carries:
- a CDS encoding mechanosensitive ion channel domain-containing protein, whose translation is MRKTFFGRILWPVIFSIIGLIAHAFQAEAFASFSLNEQPQGVRVILAGLCYFSLAWLGGRLVGVVLGRGRQDRRRAPKLLQDLLSAAFFLIALIATLTLVLGQSASGALASSGLILAVVGFAIRNVVADVLSGVALGVEGPFRIGDSVDIHGLVKGRVVEIGWRTTRVLTRDSTYMALPNSVIARQVLTNFSAPKPQYRAQVEVTLDHGTPASRAREILSTAAAQSPLIRSDHPTDVRLLAYEPDGIVYAVRYWIGHFDDDIDCRDSVLSEIDRELRIAGVPPPHRHVRASSEGSAPYAVSAAISL